In the genome of Quercus robur chromosome 3, dhQueRobu3.1, whole genome shotgun sequence, one region contains:
- the LOC126717081 gene encoding uncharacterized protein LOC126717081: MFQSVKWIFVIGSRQLSSFLRHISKVKQLWQRWNLRSFILFSIVVQFFLLFAAPLRKKTANKAVIMIIWAAYLIADWAASFAVGLVFDSEEKYTASGAINNTASYLVMMNHGVVSTIGSRSRDDTGLLLVMWTPFLLLLVGGQDKITSFAIEDNELWLRHLIWLFLQIFTTGFVFYQSFHLNTLWIPTIFLLLAGTIKYAERIAALYLASSDSFGTSVLGEPDPGPNYERLMSAFTHYKGNNLPIKMEYVHDLESQANENTIADDRELDPHELVQRAHHFAYIYKGLIVNLMFSSREHTESREFFTKRRPEQTLKILEIQLNYFYDLLHTKVLVATSNIGKISRGISTGLVVAAFSLFILEEKGTFKTEFDVVVTYTLFVGVLGLDMVTLFIWFYSDWTVAYLKKFDKDSLTFKIINKLLFPKKQRQPQEKPKKLSFLRSKIIKFLFPKKQRQPQEQPKKVSSLLSKIINFLFPKKQEKPQKQPRIIKKVGSRRWSEDLSQFNFLDYCYRRRSQSRSKTIGEIIRKIDLMVRVQGIGIRPSLDIINDFIYYLLYYIFYYYLPRDVKNFIDLKKNDFIIQMKYVTSHHFDPYLWEFIFHGLSEKSYFADDPEEAKRISSARGEWILESGDFNYSLISSTLMHCVKNVAYDESLLLWHIATELCYNTDGHDGHKHLFCEYCDAGWYKKCVMAVKFWNNAGCSCMPSDCKNCDAREFSKRLSDYMFYLLYQQQGMMSEVSGISKQRFKDTSSEAQRFFNEYGGKDLPEGCINILGVNTSVKPVYVKGDRSKSVLFDACMLAKEIQDLGPEIKWKVTSQVWVELLSYAASRSRAKAHVQQLSKGGELITFVWFLMAQLGLKEHAWVETRTRAKLNLNK, encoded by the coding sequence GGAAGCAGGCAACTGTCGAGTTTTTTAAGGCATATCTCTAAAGTGAAGCAATTATGGCAGAGATGGAATCTCAGGAGCTTTATCCTCTTTAGCATAGTGGTTcagttttttttgctttttgctgCACCCCTGAGAAAGAAAACGGCAAACAAAGCAGTAATCATGATCATCTGGGCAGCTTACCTGATTGCTGACTGGGCTGCTAGCTTTGCAGTTGGGCTAGTCTTTGACAGTGAAGAGAAATATACTGCCTCTGGTGCCATTAATAATACTGCTAGTTATTTGGTGATGATGAACCATGGTGTCGTTAGTACCATCGGGTCCAGGAGCAGGGATGATACTGGTCTTCTTCTGGTGATGTGGactccttttcttttgttacTGGTTGGTGGCCAAGacaaaataacttcttttgCTATTGAGGATAATGAGTTGTGGCTTAGGCACTTGATTTGGCTCTTCCTCCAAATCTTCACCACTGgttttgtgttttatcaatcatTTCATCTAAACACACTATGGATCCCCACAATCTTTCTCCTCCTTGCTGGAACAATCAAGTATGCGGAGCGAATAGCTGCATTGTATCTTGCAAGTTCGGATAGTTTTGGGACCTCTGTTCTTGGAGAACCTGACCCTGGGCCTAACTATGAGAGACTGATGAGTGCATTCACACATTATAAAGGGAACAATCTTCCTATAAAAATGGAGTATGTCCACGACCTAGAATCCCAGGCTAATGAAAATACTATAGCCGATGATAGAGAATTGGATCCTCATGAACTGGTGCAGCGTGCTCATCACTTCGCATATATTTACAAGGGACTCATAGTCAATCTCATGTTCAGCTCCCGTGAGCATACGGAGAGTCGAGAATTCTTCACTAAAAGACGTCCAGAACAAACATTGAAAATATTAGAAATCCAGCTCAACTACTTTTATGATCTTCTCCATACCAAGGTGCTGGTGGCAACGTCCAACATTGGAAAAATATCTCGGGGTATATCCACTGGGTTAGTTGTTGCAGCCTTTTCACTTTTCATCTTAGAAGAGAAGGGCACTTTCAAGACGGAGTTTGATGTCGTTGTGACCTACACCTTGTTCGTTGGTGTTTTAGGCCTGGATATGGTGACTCTCTTCATATGGTTTTACTCTGATTGGACTGTTGCTTATCTTAAAAAGTTCGACAAAGATTCCCTCACATTCAAAATCATCAACAAGCTCCTCTTTCCCAAGAAGCAAAGGCAGCCGCAGGAGAAACCCAAGAAACTTTCTTTCCTCCGATCCAAAatcatcaagttcctctttcccAAGAAGCAAAGGCAACCGCAGGAGCAACCCAAGAAAGTTTCTTCCCTCCTATCCAAAATCATCAATTTCCTCTTTCCCAAGAAGCAGGAGAAGCCGCAGAAACAACCAcggataataaaaaaagtaggttCTAGAAGGTGGTCTGAAGATCTATCTCAATTCAACTTCCTTGATTACTGTTATCGACGAAGGTCACAAAGCAGAAGTAAAACCATCGGCGAGATCATCAGGAAAATAGACCTTATGGTCCGTGTCCAAGGAATTGGCATACGACCATCTTTGGACATTATAAacgattttatttattatttattatattatatattttattattatttgccgAGGGACGTTAAGAATTTTATAGATCTGAAGAAAAATGACTTTATAATTCAGATGAAATATGTGACTTCTCACCATTTTGATCCGTACCTATGGGAATTTATCTTCCACGGGCTGTCAGAGAAATCTTACTTTGCGGATGATCCGGAAGAAGCCAAGAGAATAAGCTCAGCTAGAGGTGAAtggattcttgagagtggtgacTTCAATTACAGTCTTATCTCAAGTACGTTAATGCATTGTGTCAAAAATGTTGCTTATGATGAAAGCCTTCTACTGTGGCACATTGCTACAGAACTCTGCTACAACACTGATGGACACGATGGTCACAAGCATTTGTTTTGTGAATATTGTGATGCTGGTTGGTACAAAAAGTGTGTCATGGCTGTTAAATTCTGGAATAATGCTGGTTGTAGTTGCATGCCTTCGGATTGTAAAAATTGTGATGCTCGTGAATTCAGTAAGCGCCTCTCAGATTACATGTTTTATCTATTATATCAGCAACAAGGTATGATGTCCGAAGTGTCAGGAATTTCAAAACAAAGGTTCAAGGACACCAGCTCTGAAGCGCAACGATTCTTTAACGAATATGGAGGAAAAGATCTGCCAGAAGGCTGTATAAATATTCTTGGGGTGAACACATCCGTCAAACCTGTTTATGTGAAGGGAGATCGATCGAAGTCTGTACTGTTTGATGCGTGCATGTTGGCAAAAGAGATTCAAGATTTGGGACCAGAGATTAAATGGAAGGTAACAAGTCAAGTATGGGTGGAATTGTTGTCATATGCTGCGAGTCGTAGCAGAGCAAAAGCCCATGTCCAACAACTAAGTAAGGGCGGTGAGCTTATtacttttgtttggtttttgatgGCACAGTTAGGCTTGAAAGAGCATGCCTGGGTTGAGACCCGTACCAGAGCAAAGCTGAATCTTAATAAATGA